The Salinispora tropica CNB-440 genome has a window encoding:
- the mnmA gene encoding tRNA 2-thiouridine(34) synthase MnmA yields MRVLAAMSGGVDSAVAAARAAEAGHDVTGVHLALARNPQTYRTGARGCCTLEDSRDARRAADVLSIPFYVWDMADRFQADVVDDFVAEYAAGRTPNPCLRCNEKIKFAAVLDRAVALGFDAVVTGHHARLGADGLLRRSVDLAKDQSYVLGVLTREQLSRSMFPLGDSTKTQVRAEATRRGLAVADKPDSHDICFVADGDTRGFLARRLGTTPGDVVDGDTGEVVGRHTGAYAYTVGQRRGLHLDRPAPDGRPRYVLSITPKTNTVTVGPAEALAVSQVQARRPVWIGGPRPADPVECEVQLRAHGDVVPATVAVTDDGLRAELHQPLRGVAAGQAIVAYRPDPAGDIVLGSATIAA; encoded by the coding sequence GTGCGGGTGCTGGCGGCGATGTCGGGCGGCGTGGACTCCGCGGTCGCGGCGGCGCGGGCCGCCGAGGCGGGGCATGACGTGACCGGGGTGCACCTGGCTCTGGCCCGCAACCCACAGACCTATCGCACCGGCGCCCGGGGCTGCTGCACGCTGGAGGACTCCCGGGATGCCCGCCGGGCCGCCGACGTTCTGAGTATCCCGTTCTATGTGTGGGACATGGCTGACCGGTTCCAGGCCGACGTGGTGGACGACTTCGTCGCCGAGTACGCGGCCGGCCGTACCCCGAATCCCTGCCTTCGCTGCAACGAAAAGATCAAGTTTGCCGCGGTGCTGGACCGCGCCGTGGCCCTGGGCTTCGACGCCGTGGTCACCGGCCACCACGCGCGGCTCGGCGCCGACGGATTGCTGCGCCGGAGCGTCGATCTCGCCAAGGACCAGTCCTACGTGCTCGGCGTGCTCACCCGCGAGCAGCTAAGCCGGTCGATGTTCCCGCTGGGGGATTCGACGAAGACGCAGGTCCGCGCAGAGGCAACCCGCCGCGGTTTGGCGGTGGCCGACAAGCCGGACTCGCACGACATCTGCTTCGTCGCCGACGGGGACACCCGTGGCTTCCTCGCCCGGCGGCTCGGTACGACGCCCGGCGATGTCGTTGACGGCGACACCGGCGAGGTGGTGGGCCGGCACACCGGGGCATACGCCTACACCGTCGGGCAGCGGCGCGGGCTGCACCTGGACCGCCCGGCCCCGGACGGTCGCCCCCGCTACGTCCTGTCGATCACGCCGAAGACCAACACGGTGACGGTGGGCCCGGCCGAGGCGCTGGCGGTGTCCCAGGTGCAGGCGCGGCGTCCGGTGTGGATCGGCGGGCCCCGGCCGGCTGATCCGGTCGAGTGTGAGGTGCAGCTGCGCGCGCACGGTGACGTGGTGCCCGCGACCGTGGCGGTGACCGACGACGGGCTCCGGGCCGAGCTGCATCAGCCGCTACGCGGGGTGGCGGCCGGCCAGGCGATCGTGGCGTACCGCCCGGACCCGGCGGGCGACATCGTGCTCGGCTCCGCCACCATCGCGGCCTGA
- a CDS encoding cation-translocating P-type ATPase, with product MPRTPDRAHHALALHEVVLLLESDTQRGLSDAEAADRRERFGANVLPAATSGGLLRRLLRQFQNPLVYVLVGAGVVTSLLAEYVDSVVIFGVVIVNAVVGFLQESKAEAALDALRSMVRTETRVVRDGQPRPVPSEEVVPGDLVLVEAGDKVPADLRLARADEVRVDESTLTGESQPVRKDEVVVPDETPVADRRNVLYSGTLVTGGSAAGLVMATGAETELGRIHRLVGSAQVLDTPLTTKLARFSRLLTVVILVLAGVTFGIGILRGESGGEMFTAAVALAVGAIPEGLPAAVTITLAIGVGRMARRQAVIRRLPAVETLGSTTVICTDKTGTLTENQMTVRTLWTVAGRHEVTGSGYQPAGEIQGPDGEAARVEDDGALRWSLLAGVGCNDARLAERDEGYVVLGDPTEGAMLVVAAKGGLRAAAVADELPRVASIPFTSERQFMATLHDTRDDGRVVLVKGAVERLVEWSVAALDAQGQTVPLDRDEVLAAAGALAGEGLRVLATAQARVDGDAVLAEQELPGSLVFTGLHAMLDPPRAAVADAIAASQRAGISVKMITGDHQTTASAIAGRLGLLDVEPRPGEVLSGKDLARLSPDDRPAAVERAAVFARVSPEQKLRLVEALQADGQVVAMTGDGVNDAPALRQADIGVAMGRSGTEVAKEASDIILTDDDFTTIEAAVEEGRGVFANLTKFIIWTLPTNTAEGMLVLVAILLGTALPILPSQILWINMTSAVLLGLTLAFEPKEDGIMSRPPRDPAQPLLTSALVVRILLVSALVVAGAWWVFEWELGGGAELAQARTAAVNLVVTVQIFYLFSCRSLRHSAWRLGLFTNRWLIGGVLLQVLGQVALTYLPVMNTLFRTAPIGPGTWGRILGVALVAGAVVALDKRFGWFGRRLG from the coding sequence ATGCCGAGGACGCCCGACCGGGCCCACCACGCGTTGGCCCTGCACGAGGTCGTGCTGCTGCTGGAGTCCGACACCCAGCGCGGCCTGAGTGACGCGGAGGCGGCTGACCGCCGGGAGCGCTTCGGGGCCAACGTTCTGCCGGCCGCCACCAGCGGTGGCTTGCTCCGCCGGCTGCTCCGCCAGTTCCAGAACCCCCTCGTGTACGTGTTGGTGGGCGCCGGCGTGGTCACCTCGCTGCTCGCCGAGTACGTCGACTCGGTCGTGATCTTCGGTGTGGTCATCGTCAACGCCGTGGTCGGGTTCCTCCAGGAGTCCAAGGCCGAGGCCGCGCTGGACGCGTTGCGGTCGATGGTACGGACCGAGACCCGGGTGGTTCGGGATGGCCAGCCACGGCCGGTGCCGTCGGAGGAGGTGGTTCCCGGTGACCTGGTGCTGGTCGAGGCGGGGGACAAGGTCCCCGCCGATCTGCGCCTGGCCCGCGCCGACGAGGTCAGGGTCGACGAGTCGACCCTGACCGGTGAGTCGCAGCCCGTCCGCAAGGACGAGGTCGTCGTCCCGGACGAGACGCCGGTGGCCGATCGCCGCAACGTGCTCTACTCCGGCACGCTTGTCACCGGCGGCTCGGCGGCTGGTCTGGTCATGGCCACCGGGGCCGAGACGGAGCTGGGCCGGATCCATCGCCTGGTCGGCAGCGCCCAGGTGCTGGACACCCCGCTGACGACCAAGCTGGCCCGATTCAGCCGGCTGCTCACCGTCGTGATCCTGGTGCTCGCCGGGGTGACCTTCGGAATCGGCATCCTCCGGGGGGAGAGCGGCGGCGAGATGTTCACCGCCGCCGTGGCGTTGGCGGTGGGGGCCATCCCGGAGGGGCTGCCGGCGGCGGTGACGATCACGCTGGCGATCGGGGTTGGGCGGATGGCCCGCCGGCAGGCGGTGATCCGGCGGCTGCCGGCGGTGGAGACGCTGGGCAGCACGACGGTGATCTGCACGGACAAGACCGGCACCCTGACCGAGAACCAGATGACGGTGCGGACGCTCTGGACAGTCGCCGGCCGGCACGAGGTCACCGGCAGCGGATACCAGCCAGCCGGTGAGATCCAGGGTCCCGACGGCGAGGCCGCCCGGGTTGAGGATGACGGGGCGCTGCGCTGGTCGCTGCTCGCCGGGGTCGGCTGCAACGACGCCCGGCTGGCCGAGCGGGACGAAGGGTACGTGGTGCTCGGCGACCCGACCGAGGGCGCGATGCTGGTGGTGGCGGCCAAGGGAGGGCTGCGGGCCGCGGCTGTGGCCGACGAGTTGCCTCGGGTCGCGTCGATCCCGTTCACCTCGGAGCGGCAGTTCATGGCGACCCTGCACGACACCCGGGACGACGGGCGGGTGGTGCTGGTCAAGGGCGCGGTCGAGCGGCTGGTGGAGTGGAGCGTCGCGGCGCTGGACGCGCAGGGGCAAACGGTGCCACTCGACCGGGACGAGGTGCTGGCCGCCGCCGGTGCGCTCGCTGGCGAGGGGCTACGGGTGCTGGCCACGGCGCAGGCGCGGGTGGACGGCGACGCGGTGCTGGCGGAGCAGGAGCTGCCCGGCAGCCTGGTCTTCACCGGCCTACACGCCATGCTTGATCCGCCACGGGCTGCGGTCGCCGATGCGATCGCCGCCAGCCAACGAGCCGGAATCTCGGTGAAGATGATCACCGGTGACCATCAGACCACCGCGAGCGCCATCGCCGGTCGCCTCGGACTGCTGGACGTGGAGCCGCGGCCCGGCGAGGTGCTCTCCGGCAAGGACCTCGCGCGGCTCTCGCCCGACGACAGGCCGGCGGCGGTGGAAAGGGCGGCGGTGTTCGCCCGGGTGTCGCCAGAGCAGAAGCTGCGGCTGGTGGAGGCGTTGCAGGCCGACGGGCAGGTGGTCGCCATGACCGGGGACGGTGTCAACGACGCGCCGGCGCTGCGGCAGGCCGACATCGGGGTGGCGATGGGACGCAGCGGCACAGAGGTGGCCAAGGAGGCGTCGGACATCATCCTTACCGATGATGACTTCACCACGATCGAGGCGGCCGTCGAGGAGGGGCGGGGCGTCTTCGCCAACCTCACCAAATTCATCATCTGGACATTGCCCACCAACACGGCGGAGGGCATGTTGGTCCTCGTCGCCATCCTGCTCGGCACCGCGCTGCCCATCCTGCCCAGCCAGATCCTCTGGATCAACATGACCTCGGCGGTGTTGCTCGGCCTGACGCTCGCGTTCGAGCCGAAGGAGGACGGGATCATGTCCCGGCCGCCCCGAGATCCGGCTCAGCCACTGCTGACCAGCGCGCTGGTGGTGCGGATTCTGCTCGTGTCCGCACTGGTCGTGGCTGGCGCCTGGTGGGTGTTCGAGTGGGAACTGGGCGGCGGGGCGGAGTTGGCGCAGGCCCGTACGGCGGCGGTGAACCTCGTCGTCACCGTGCAGATCTTCTACCTGTTCAGTTGTCGCTCGTTGCGCCACTCCGCGTGGCGCCTGGGGCTGTTCACCAATCGCTGGCTGATCGGTGGGGTGCTGCTTCAGGTTCTCGGCCAGGTGGCGCTCACCTACCTGCCGGTGATGAACACGTTGTTCCGGACGGCGCCCATCGGCCCCGGGACGTGGGGGCGGATCCTGGGTGTCGCTCTCGTGGCCGGCGCCGTCGTGGCGCTCGACAAGCGGTTCGGCTGGTTTGGCCGCCGACTCGGTTGA
- the gatC gene encoding Asp-tRNA(Asn)/Glu-tRNA(Gln) amidotransferase subunit GatC — protein MAAISREEVAHLARLSRLAVTEEELDTLAGQLDVILQAVAQVGEVTAADIPPTSHSVPLTNVLRDDVVASCLTPEEALSGAPDAAEQRFRVPRILDEDVAS, from the coding sequence ATGGCCGCCATCTCCCGCGAGGAGGTCGCGCACCTGGCGCGACTGTCGCGGCTCGCCGTGACCGAGGAGGAGTTGGACACCCTCGCCGGCCAACTCGACGTGATCCTCCAGGCGGTCGCCCAGGTCGGCGAGGTCACCGCGGCGGACATCCCGCCGACGTCGCACTCCGTGCCGCTGACCAACGTGCTGCGCGATGACGTGGTGGCGTCGTGCCTGACCCCCGAGGAGGCGCTGTCGGGCGCGCCCGACGCCGCCGAACAGCGGTTCCGCGTACCGCGGATTCTGGACGAGGATGTGGCTTCATGA
- a CDS encoding cysteine desulfurase family protein, whose amino-acid sequence MAYLDHAATTPMLDVALEAYVATAREVGNASALHAAGRQARRRVEESRERVAAALGARPAEVIFTGGGTESDNLAVKGIFWARRSADRRRTRVVSSAVEHHAVLDGVDWLAAQEGAEVGWLPVDALGRVTPQRLRAELAASADRVAVVTTMWASNEVGTVQPVAELAAVAAEHGVPLHTDAIQAVGQVAVDFAASGVSALTVTGHKLGGPAGVGALVLARDVAATPLLHGGGQERDVRSGTLDTAGIVAFAVALETAVRHQQGYAARIAALRDDLVARVRHAVPEAVLNGDPTDRLPGNAHFSFPGCEGDALLLLLDAQGIACSTGSACSAGVAQPSHVLLAMGADSARARSSLRFTLGHTSTSQEVDALIAALPEAVGRARRAGSLRASH is encoded by the coding sequence ATGGCTTATCTGGATCATGCGGCGACTACTCCGATGCTCGACGTGGCGTTGGAGGCGTATGTCGCCACCGCCCGTGAGGTCGGCAACGCCTCCGCTCTGCACGCCGCGGGCCGTCAGGCCCGTCGCCGAGTGGAGGAGTCGCGCGAGCGGGTGGCGGCCGCGCTGGGCGCCCGTCCTGCCGAGGTGATCTTCACTGGGGGCGGCACGGAGAGCGACAATCTCGCGGTCAAGGGCATCTTCTGGGCCCGCCGGTCCGCCGACCGCCGGCGGACGCGGGTGGTATCCAGTGCCGTGGAGCATCACGCGGTGCTCGACGGCGTCGATTGGCTGGCCGCGCAGGAGGGCGCCGAGGTGGGCTGGCTCCCGGTCGACGCCCTCGGCCGAGTCACCCCGCAGCGGCTTCGCGCGGAGTTGGCCGCGTCCGCCGACCGGGTGGCCGTGGTCACGACGATGTGGGCCAGTAACGAGGTGGGTACGGTCCAGCCGGTCGCCGAGTTGGCCGCGGTGGCCGCCGAGCACGGGGTGCCGCTGCACACCGACGCGATCCAGGCGGTCGGCCAGGTGGCGGTGGACTTCGCCGCCAGCGGCGTTTCGGCGCTCACCGTGACCGGGCACAAGCTCGGCGGGCCGGCTGGGGTGGGTGCCCTGGTGCTCGCCCGGGACGTCGCCGCGACCCCGCTGCTGCACGGCGGCGGCCAGGAGCGGGACGTCCGCTCGGGGACCTTGGACACCGCCGGAATCGTGGCTTTCGCGGTCGCCCTGGAGACGGCGGTCCGGCACCAGCAAGGTTACGCGGCCCGCATCGCCGCCCTCCGAGACGACCTCGTGGCGCGGGTGCGGCACGCGGTGCCGGAGGCGGTGCTCAACGGTGACCCGACCGATCGGCTGCCGGGCAACGCCCACTTCTCCTTCCCCGGCTGTGAGGGCGATGCGCTGCTGCTCCTGCTCGACGCACAGGGCATCGCCTGCTCCACCGGTTCGGCATGCTCGGCGGGGGTCGCCCAGCCGAGCCATGTGTTGCTCGCGATGGGCGCCGACAGTGCCCGTGCCCGCTCCTCGCTGCGCTTCACGCTCGGCCACACCAGCACGTCGCAGGAGGTCGATGCGCTGATCGCGGCCCTACCGGAGGCGGTCGGCCGGGCTCGGCGGGCCGGGAGCCTGCGCGCTTCGCACTGA
- a CDS encoding methionine synthase vitamin-B12 independent encodes MSDQPWPWPAGAATGVGSLPGTDIAEAQRIALGELPLLPHLPELPARGPGAELIGRTAGLLVELPVELYAARWRVASRPGRDRRRARDLMERDLDQLAAQAEAYAGPVKVQVAGPLTLAAGVELPVGGRLVRDPGAVRDLAESLAEGVREHVAAVARRLPRASVLLQLDEPSLPAVLAGRVPTESGFGTYQPVEPGRARTLLREVIAAAGVPVVVHCCAQDVPLEMIREVDAVGVALDLDLVTDLDPLGEAIDAGLGLLAGVAPTRPAVAGDPPTSAQVAERVRRLWDRLGFPRRQLAEQVVITPTCGLANASGGHTRAVLAACRDAGRRLSEQG; translated from the coding sequence GTGAGTGATCAGCCGTGGCCGTGGCCCGCGGGTGCGGCGACCGGTGTCGGGTCGCTCCCCGGCACCGACATCGCGGAGGCTCAGCGGATCGCCCTCGGTGAGCTGCCCCTCCTCCCGCACCTGCCCGAGTTGCCCGCCCGTGGTCCGGGCGCGGAGCTGATCGGCCGGACCGCCGGGTTGCTGGTGGAGCTACCGGTCGAGCTCTACGCCGCCCGGTGGCGCGTCGCCTCGCGCCCCGGTCGGGACCGGCGCCGGGCCCGGGACCTGATGGAGCGGGATCTGGACCAACTCGCCGCGCAGGCCGAGGCGTACGCCGGGCCGGTCAAGGTCCAGGTCGCCGGGCCGCTGACCCTCGCCGCGGGGGTGGAGCTGCCGGTGGGTGGCCGGTTGGTACGCGATCCCGGCGCGGTGCGGGACCTGGCCGAATCCCTGGCCGAAGGGGTGCGCGAGCACGTCGCTGCCGTCGCGCGTCGGCTACCGCGAGCCTCGGTGCTGCTGCAGCTGGACGAGCCGTCGTTGCCGGCGGTGCTCGCCGGGCGGGTGCCGACCGAGAGTGGGTTCGGGACGTATCAGCCGGTGGAGCCGGGCCGGGCCAGGACCCTGCTGCGCGAGGTCATCGCCGCGGCCGGAGTACCGGTTGTGGTGCACTGCTGTGCCCAGGACGTCCCGCTGGAGATGATCCGGGAGGTCGACGCGGTCGGTGTGGCCCTCGACCTCGACCTGGTCACCGACCTGGATCCGCTGGGCGAGGCGATCGACGCCGGGCTGGGCCTACTGGCCGGCGTCGCGCCCACACGACCGGCGGTGGCCGGCGACCCACCGACGTCGGCGCAGGTCGCCGAGCGGGTCCGCCGGCTCTGGGACCGCCTCGGGTTTCCCCGTCGGCAGCTCGCCGAGCAGGTTGTCATCACGCCGACCTGCGGGTTGGCGAACGCCTCTGGAGGGCACACTCGAGCGGTCCTCGCCGCCTGCCGGGACGCGGGACGGCGGTTGAGCGAGCAGGGGTGA
- the ligA gene encoding NAD-dependent DNA ligase LigA — MSEDAIGQQVPAAQEAAAGAEPNSAARERHATLSRELTEHQYRYYVLDAPTISDAAFDEQLRELAALEAEFPALRTPDSPTQRVGGAFSTDFTPVAHAERMMSLDNAFSDEELAAWAERVERDAGGPVPYLCELKVDGLAINLTYERGRLVRAATRGDGRTGEDVTANVRSIQDVPGELTPSAEFPEIPDLLEVRGEIYFPVAGFADLNAGLVEQGRAPFANPRNAAAGSLRQKDPRITASRPLRLVVHGFGARRGWAPSTQSESYAALRTWGLPTSDRWRVVPGLAGVAEYVAHYAAHRHDVEHEIDGVVVKVDPVAIQGRLGSTSRAPRWAIAFKYPPEEVNTRLLDIDVNVGRTGRVTPFAVLEPVRVAGSTVALATLHNAREVERKGVLIGDTVVIRKAGDVIPEVLGPVVELRPPEARSFVMPSRCPCCGTPLAPAKEGDIDIRCPNTRSCPAQLRERVFHLAGRGAFDIEVLGYKGAAALLDAEIITDEGDLFTLDTAQLARSPFFVNKDGSLGSNAVKLLENLTVAKERELWRVLVALSIRHVGPTAAQALARHFRSVEAIDQAGEEELSAVDGVGPTIAASVREWFAVAWHREVVRKWAEAGVRMAEEAVAQGPRPLEGVTVVVTGTLAGYSRDQAAEAIQSRGGKVTGSVSKKTAFVVVGDNPGTKAEKAAGLKVPVLDEEGFQVLLDAGPEAARAVARVEG; from the coding sequence ATGTCTGAGGATGCCATCGGCCAGCAGGTTCCTGCGGCGCAGGAGGCGGCGGCCGGCGCGGAGCCGAACTCGGCGGCGCGCGAGCGGCATGCGACGCTCAGCCGGGAGCTGACCGAGCACCAATACCGTTACTACGTGCTCGACGCGCCGACCATCTCCGACGCGGCCTTCGATGAGCAGCTGCGGGAGCTGGCGGCGCTGGAAGCGGAGTTCCCGGCGCTGCGCACGCCCGACTCTCCGACGCAGCGGGTGGGGGGCGCCTTCTCCACCGACTTCACCCCGGTGGCGCACGCCGAGCGGATGATGTCGCTCGACAACGCCTTCTCCGACGAGGAGCTGGCAGCCTGGGCCGAGCGGGTCGAGCGGGATGCCGGGGGCCCGGTTCCCTACCTCTGCGAGCTGAAGGTGGACGGCCTCGCGATCAACCTGACCTACGAGCGGGGGCGTCTGGTGCGGGCGGCCACCCGCGGGGACGGCCGCACCGGCGAGGACGTGACGGCGAATGTCCGTAGCATTCAGGACGTGCCGGGGGAGCTGACACCGTCGGCCGAGTTCCCGGAGATCCCCGACCTCCTCGAGGTACGCGGTGAGATCTACTTCCCGGTCGCCGGCTTCGCGGATCTGAACGCCGGGCTGGTCGAGCAGGGGAGGGCCCCCTTCGCCAACCCGCGTAACGCGGCCGCCGGTAGCCTGCGGCAGAAGGATCCACGGATCACCGCCTCCCGCCCGCTGCGGCTGGTGGTGCACGGCTTCGGGGCCCGCCGGGGTTGGGCGCCGAGCACCCAGTCCGAGTCGTACGCGGCGTTGCGGACCTGGGGCCTGCCGACCAGCGATCGGTGGCGGGTGGTGCCGGGCCTGGCCGGTGTCGCGGAGTACGTCGCGCACTACGCTGCGCACCGGCACGACGTCGAGCACGAGATCGATGGCGTGGTGGTGAAGGTCGACCCGGTGGCGATCCAGGGCCGACTGGGTTCGACGAGTCGGGCACCGCGTTGGGCGATCGCGTTCAAGTACCCGCCGGAGGAGGTCAACACCCGGCTGCTCGATATCGACGTGAACGTCGGGCGCACCGGCCGGGTCACTCCCTTCGCGGTCTTGGAGCCGGTCCGGGTGGCCGGGTCGACGGTCGCGCTGGCCACCCTGCACAACGCCCGCGAGGTGGAGCGCAAGGGGGTGCTGATCGGCGACACGGTGGTGATCCGTAAAGCCGGTGACGTGATCCCCGAGGTGCTTGGCCCGGTGGTCGAGCTGCGTCCGCCGGAGGCCCGGTCGTTCGTGATGCCGAGCAGGTGTCCGTGCTGCGGCACACCGCTGGCTCCCGCGAAGGAGGGCGATATCGACATCCGCTGCCCCAACACGCGGAGCTGCCCGGCCCAGCTCCGGGAGCGGGTCTTCCACCTCGCCGGGCGGGGGGCCTTTGACATCGAGGTCCTGGGCTACAAGGGGGCCGCCGCGTTACTCGACGCCGAGATCATCACCGACGAGGGCGATCTGTTCACCCTCGACACCGCGCAGCTGGCGCGGTCCCCGTTCTTCGTCAACAAGGACGGCAGCCTCGGCAGCAATGCGGTCAAGCTGCTGGAGAACCTGACCGTGGCCAAGGAGCGCGAGCTCTGGCGGGTGCTGGTGGCGCTCTCCATCCGGCACGTCGGCCCCACCGCGGCGCAGGCCCTGGCCCGGCACTTCCGGTCGGTCGAAGCGATTGACCAGGCCGGGGAGGAGGAGCTGTCGGCTGTTGACGGGGTCGGGCCGACCATCGCGGCGAGCGTTCGGGAGTGGTTCGCCGTGGCCTGGCACCGCGAGGTGGTGCGCAAGTGGGCCGAGGCCGGGGTGCGGATGGCGGAGGAGGCCGTCGCGCAGGGGCCGCGCCCGCTGGAGGGGGTGACCGTGGTGGTGACCGGGACGCTCGCCGGCTACTCCCGGGACCAGGCGGCCGAGGCGATCCAGTCGCGCGGCGGCAAGGTCACCGGCTCGGTCTCGAAGAAGACCGCCTTTGTGGTGGTCGGTGACAACCCGGGGACGAAGGCGGAGAAGGCGGCGGGCCTGAAGGTGCCGGTGCTGGACGAGGAGGGTTTCCAGGTGCTGCTCGACGCGGGCCCCGAGGCGGCGCGGGCGGTGGCCCGGGTCGAGGGCTGA
- a CDS encoding putative bifunctional diguanylate cyclase/phosphodiesterase: MAMADPRNFVPPGRSAPFFAFVAVVLAVAALTSAGPLLALPDQVFRLPAAFWTMAVLAVAGDARPFVPSGRRQSSAVFPSICFTFAILLGWGLGPAVAVQAVAVVVSGVRMGHASWRIAFNAGQYACALAAAHVLIGLGPGDLFGGGQLSWTDVAAVSGAMLTWFAVSYGLVSSAVWLRFGARWRQGVGFELLSTGSLLLLAPVLVTAAHASAALVPLVLAPLFAVYQMARLSAEQEQLASLDPLTGLANRKALVAEVGEQLHRHAERAADGSVPARLALLLLDLDRFKHVNDALGHAVGDRLLVEVSARLTEVAGADLVARLGGDEFAIVLTGLTDVAEARDRADRVVAALAEPVTLDGLPLDVGGSIGVALFPDHGEDFTTLMRHADVAMYDAKQRNDTVAVYVAESDHNSAERLGLLADLRRVLASGLCPDADGGGADPERNGSALPVIGGDGAVLPRTGGPSPGRWSLWGRRQRAHLVHSDALIQRIVTAADPIRRRTTVSPAGPPASGGNIDQLAEPTDGAGGSELSAVVGRAGGLADPSGAGEITMYYQPQVAIATGEVVGVEALLRWRHPRRGMVDPEELIRVAEQSAVMRLLTFRVVDDVVAQLARWQAAGVVLRAALNVSVRDLHTGEIADRIAERLARHGVPPQRLQLEITEGALMADPRRVLATITRLHRLGVGIALDDFGTGFSSLQHLRRLPLSEVKVDRSFVLGMTEDADDAAIVTSVVELARALGLRAVAEGVEDERTWRMLHAIGCDAAQGWFYARPMPAEELVAWLARHRPVRPTAGPEAAVRQRPAR; this comes from the coding sequence ATGGCGATGGCCGACCCGCGCAACTTCGTCCCACCAGGACGGAGCGCGCCGTTCTTCGCCTTCGTGGCGGTGGTCCTCGCCGTGGCCGCGCTGACGTCGGCGGGTCCGTTGCTGGCGCTTCCCGACCAGGTGTTCCGGCTGCCCGCCGCTTTCTGGACCATGGCGGTGCTGGCGGTGGCCGGAGACGCCCGGCCGTTCGTCCCGTCGGGGCGGCGGCAGTCGTCGGCGGTGTTTCCGTCGATCTGCTTCACCTTCGCCATCCTGCTCGGCTGGGGGCTTGGTCCGGCGGTCGCCGTGCAGGCGGTGGCGGTCGTGGTGTCCGGGGTCCGAATGGGGCATGCCAGCTGGAGAATCGCCTTCAACGCCGGCCAGTACGCCTGCGCCCTCGCTGCCGCCCATGTTCTCATCGGCCTCGGCCCGGGTGACCTCTTCGGTGGCGGGCAGCTGAGCTGGACCGACGTGGCCGCGGTCAGCGGCGCGATGCTCACCTGGTTCGCGGTCAGCTACGGGCTGGTCAGCTCGGCGGTGTGGCTGCGTTTCGGAGCGCGGTGGCGGCAGGGGGTGGGCTTCGAGTTGCTCTCCACCGGTTCGCTCCTGCTGCTCGCGCCGGTGCTGGTCACCGCGGCCCACGCGAGCGCGGCGCTGGTCCCACTGGTGTTGGCGCCGCTGTTCGCGGTCTATCAGATGGCTCGGCTCAGCGCCGAGCAGGAGCAGCTCGCCTCCCTCGACCCCCTCACCGGCCTGGCCAACCGGAAGGCACTCGTCGCCGAGGTCGGCGAGCAACTCCACCGGCACGCGGAGCGGGCGGCGGATGGTTCGGTGCCGGCCCGGCTGGCGCTGCTGTTGCTCGATCTGGACCGGTTCAAGCACGTCAACGACGCGCTCGGGCACGCCGTCGGCGATCGCCTGTTGGTCGAGGTGAGTGCCCGGCTGACGGAGGTCGCCGGCGCGGACCTGGTGGCCCGGCTCGGCGGGGACGAGTTCGCCATCGTACTGACCGGGCTGACCGATGTCGCCGAGGCACGTGACCGGGCCGACCGGGTGGTGGCCGCGTTGGCCGAGCCGGTCACGCTGGACGGGCTGCCCCTGGATGTCGGCGGGTCGATCGGTGTCGCGCTCTTCCCCGACCACGGCGAGGACTTCACCACCCTGATGCGGCACGCCGATGTCGCGATGTACGACGCGAAGCAGCGCAACGACACGGTCGCCGTCTATGTGGCCGAGTCCGACCACAACTCGGCCGAGCGGCTCGGTCTCCTCGCCGACCTGCGTCGGGTCCTGGCATCCGGGCTGTGTCCGGATGCGGACGGCGGCGGGGCAGACCCGGAGCGCAACGGTTCGGCGCTTCCGGTGATTGGTGGTGACGGCGCGGTGCTGCCCCGGACGGGCGGGCCCAGCCCGGGCCGGTGGTCGCTGTGGGGCCGACGGCAGCGCGCACACCTGGTCCACTCCGACGCGCTGATCCAGCGGATTGTCACCGCGGCCGACCCGATCCGCCGCCGCACCACCGTCAGCCCGGCCGGTCCGCCGGCCAGCGGCGGGAACATCGATCAACTCGCCGAGCCCACCGACGGAGCCGGGGGGTCGGAGCTCAGTGCGGTGGTGGGGCGCGCCGGCGGTCTGGCTGACCCGTCCGGCGCGGGTGAGATCACCATGTACTACCAGCCGCAGGTCGCCATCGCGACCGGGGAGGTGGTCGGGGTCGAGGCGCTGCTGCGCTGGCGCCATCCCCGTCGTGGGATGGTCGACCCGGAGGAGCTGATCCGGGTGGCCGAGCAGAGCGCGGTGATGCGCTTGCTCACCTTCCGGGTCGTCGACGACGTGGTGGCGCAGCTGGCGCGGTGGCAGGCGGCGGGTGTGGTCCTGCGGGCCGCCTTGAACGTCAGCGTCCGGGACCTGCACACCGGGGAGATCGCCGACCGGATCGCGGAGCGGCTCGCCCGGCACGGCGTACCGCCGCAGCGCCTCCAGCTGGAGATCACCGAGGGGGCGCTGATGGCCGACCCACGGCGGGTACTCGCCACCATCACCCGGCTGCACCGGCTCGGCGTCGGGATCGCCCTGGACGACTTCGGCACCGGCTTCTCCTCCCTGCAACACCTGCGGCGGCTACCGCTGTCCGAGGTGAAGGTGGACCGCTCCTTCGTGCTGGGGATGACCGAGGACGCCGATGACGCGGCGATCGTCACCTCGGTGGTTGAGCTGGCCCGGGCCCTTGGGCTGCGAGCGGTGGCCGAGGGGGTGGAGGACGAGCGGACCTGGCGGATGCTGCACGCGATCGGCTGCGACGCCGCGCAGGGCTGGTTCTATGCCCGGCCGATGCCGGCCGAGGAACTCGTCGCCTGGCTGGCCCGGCATCGCCCGGTGCGCCCGACAGCGGGCCCGGAGGCCGCCGTCCGGCAGCGCCCCGCCCGTTGA